In one window of Eleutherodactylus coqui strain aEleCoq1 chromosome 10, aEleCoq1.hap1, whole genome shotgun sequence DNA:
- the LOC136581099 gene encoding olfactory receptor 8U9-like, producing MDEINNTQINYFIIKGITDVPGLQAPIFLLVLLIYLLTLVGNMTIFLLICLDRQLHNPMYFFLGNLAILDISCSTITLHKLLAMFVTRNDKIYFPFCMAQMFFFCSFTSIELLILTAMSYDRYVAICSPLYYSSVMNPQACISLALACWLIGFIELVPYMVLLLKLSCYRSNVINHFFCDIMPIIKLSCSDTSALELLIFTEGVFLLSVTPFLLTLISYMFIITSIMEIRSSLGRRKTFYTCSSHLTVVVLLYGTLFCQYLRPKTMDTLDSNKMFSLFNTIAVPVLNPIIYSLKNKAVKSALKQRIVL from the coding sequence ATGGACGAAATAAACAACACCCAAATCAACTATTTTATTATCAAAGGGATAACCGATGTTCCAGGGTTACAAGCTCCCATTTTCTTACTGGTTCTTCTCATTTATCTTCTCACTCTTGTTGGTAACATGACCATCTTTCTTCTAATTTGCCTGGATCGCCAGCTTCATAATCCCATGTATTTCTTTCTGGGTAACCTGGCCATCCTCGACATATCTTGTTCCACTATTACACTGCATAAACTTCTTGCCATGTTTGTAACAAGAAATGATAaaatttatttccccttctgcatggcacaaatgtttttcttttgtaGTTTCACATCCATAGAGCTATTAATATTGACGGCTATGAGCTATGATCGATACGTGGCCATATGTAGCCCATTATATTATTCGAGTGTCATGAACCCTCAAGCTTGTATATCGTTGGCTTTGGCATGCTGGCTGATTGGTTTTATTGAACTTGTGCCCTACATGGTTCTTCTGCTAAAGCTATCCTGTTATAGATCAAACGTAATCAACCACTTTTTCTGCGATATAATGCCCATCATTAAGTTGTCTTGtagtgacacctctgccctggaACTCTTGATCTTCACAGAGGGTGTTTTCCTTTTGAGTGTCACACCATTTCTTCTCACTCTCATCTCTTATATGTTTATTATCACATCAATCATGGAGATAAGGTCCAGCTTAGGAAGAAGAAAAACATTTTACACTTGCTCTTCTCACCTTACAGTTGTGGTTCTACTCTATGGGACTCTTTTCTGCCAGTATCTGAGACCGAAGACAATGGACACATTAGACTCCAATAAAATGTTCTCTCTCTTTAACACCATTGCCGTCCCTGTACTCAATCCCATTATCTATAGCCTAAAAAATAAAGCTGTCAAGTCTGCTCTAAAACAAAGGATAGTATTATAA